One genomic window of Manihot esculenta cultivar AM560-2 chromosome 16, M.esculenta_v8, whole genome shotgun sequence includes the following:
- the LOC110604134 gene encoding leucine-rich repeat extensin-like protein 4 has translation MEKSWILAFLLLFQFQALPRGAAVGVGVGVGIGNVGGGGGGGVWIGGGINDPPSSGSSISNLNSAYTALQAWKSAITDDPLKILDTWVGTDVCSYKGVFCAVPRDDAGFDSPSDPVVAGIDLNHGNLQGNLVKELSLLTDMTLLHLNSNRFSGTIPDSFRELSSLQELDLSNNNFSGRFPVVTLYIPNLIYLDLRFNSFSGPIPEDLFNKRLDAIFLNNNQFSSQIPQNMGNSPASVINLANNKFTGSIPASFGMMSSKLKEILFLNNQLTGCIPEGVGLFTDMEVLDVSYNSLMGHVPDTVSCLSELEVLNLAHNKLSGEVPDLVCSLKSLLNLTVAYNFLSGFSQECTKLFIRNAGFDFSLNCIPGGVMQRPQPECSGVPGGGLSCLRIPSSQPLVCGSLGATIDVNLGPSSP, from the coding sequence atggagaagagCTGGATTCTGGcttttctccttcttttccAGTTCCAGGCATTGCCAAGAGGAGCAGCTGTTGGTGTTGGTGTGGGTGTTGGCATAGGCAATGTAGGTGGTGGCGGTGGTGGAGGAGTGTGGATTGGTGGTGGAATCAACGATCCACCATCATCTGGgtcttcaatttcaaacctcAACAGTGCTTACACTGCTCTACAAGCTTGGAAATCAGCAATCACTGATGACCCATTAAAGATTTTGGACACTTGGGTTGGCACTGATGTGTGTTCTTATAAAGGAGTTTTTTGTGCAGTTCCTAGAGATGATGCTGGATTTGATAGCCCCTCTGATCCGGTTGTTGCAGGCATAGATCTCAACCATGGAAATCTCCAGGGGAATCTTGTCAAAGAACTCTCTCTCCTCACTGATATGACTCTCCTTCACCTGAACAGCAACAGATTTTCTGGCACAATTCCAGATTCTTTCAGAGAGCTCTCTTCTCTCCAGGAATTAGACCTCAGTAACAACAATTTTTCAGGTCGTTTCCCTGTTGTTACTTTGTACATTCCAAATCTCATTTACTTAGACCTTAGGTTCAACAGCTTTTCAGGACCCATCCCCGAAGATCTTTTCAACAAGAGACTAGATGCAATTTTTCTCAACAATAATCAATTTTCTAGTCAAATTCCTCAAAATATGGGTAACTCTCCTGCTTCTGTGATAAACTTGGCTAATAACAAGTTCACTGGAAGCATTCCAGCTAGCTTTGGTATGATGAGTTCTAAATTGAAGGAGATTTTGTTTCTGAATAATCAGTTAACAGGCTGCATTCCAGAAGGCGTTGGGCTCTTCACAGATATGGAAGTGTTGGATGTAAGCTACAATTCACTGATGGGTCATGTGCCAGACACAGTGTCTTGTCTCAGTGAGCTTGAGGTTCTGAATTTGGCACACAACAAGCTCTCTGGGGAAGTGCCTGATCTGGTTTGTTCACTGAAAAGCCTATTGAATTTGACTGTTGCTTATAATTTCTTGTCTGGGTTTAGCCAAGAATGTACCAAGTTGTTCATTAGAAATGCGGGTTTTGATTTCTCTCTGAATTGTATTCCTGGAGGAGTTATGCAAAGGCCTCAACCAGAGTGTTCGGGTGTACCAGGAGGAGGATTGAGTTGTCTCAGAATACCTTCTTCACAACCTCTTGTTTGTGGCTCACTTGGGGCAACAATAGATGTTAATCTAGGCCCATCATCCCCGTGA
- the LOC110604135 gene encoding acid phosphatase 1 gives MAASQSLLSLLLLLSLLSVAISQSLIRIPSDRKASSVDDDLYCDSWRLSVETNNAGSWIKIPSRCQRYVEQYTIGDRYLSDSEIVAFDSLTFAKTVKVAGDGKDAWIFDIDETLLTNLPYYALHGFGSEPFDEAAFDEWVELAQAPALSASMNLYKELKQMGFTIFLLTGRSEHQRNVTGKNLLFAGYNNWERLILREPSDQGKSATLYKSQKRLELVNEGYRIHGNSGDQWSDLLGFAMSERSFKLPNPMYYIQ, from the exons ATGGCCGCCTCCCAGTCCCTTCTTTCGCTCCTCCTCCTTCTCAGCCTCCTCTCCGTCGCTATTTCCCAGTCCCTCATCCGTATCCCCAGCGACCGTAAAGCCTCCAGCGTCGATGATGATCTCTATTGCGATAGCTGGAGACTCTCAGTAGAAACCAACAACGCCGGATCCTGGATTAAGATTCCTTCCAGATGCCAGCGCTACGTGGAGCAGTACACCATTGGTGACCGCTACCTCTCTGATTCTGAGATCGTGGCTTTCGATTCCCTTACCTTTGCTAAAACCGTAAAGGTTGCTGGCGATGGGAAGGACGCTTGGATCTTTGATATTGATGAGACTCTGCTTACCAATCTCCCCTATTATGCGCTCCATGGATTCGG GTCAGAGCCCTTCGATGAAGCAGCTTTCGACGAATGGGTGGAATTAGCTCAAGCACCTGCTTTATCAGCAAGTATGAATTTGTACAAGGAGTTAAAGCAGATGGGATTTACAATTTTCTTATTGACTGGGCGGAGTGAACATCAAAGGAATGTCACGGGAAAAAATCTTCTATTTGCAGGATACAACAATTGGGAAAGGCTAATTTTGAG GGAACCTTCGGATCAAGGCAAGTCAGCTACACTGTACAAATCTCAAAAGAGATTGGAGTTGGTAAATGAAGGCTATAGAATACATGGTAACTCAGGAGATCAATGGAGTGACTTGTTGGGGTTTGCAATGTCAGAGAGGTCCTTTAAACTCCCTAATCCGATGTATTACATTCAATAA
- the LOC110603178 gene encoding uncharacterized protein LOC110603178 — MDPCPFVRLIVESLALKLPLATKPAGSGVHPSTTPCFCKLRIKNFPSQTAILPLCSTANDSPPDTSTSATGFHLDSTSIRRLSGRPVTLHVEVYTGRMGHTCGVSGGKLLGRVQISVDLRNIQSNSRVFQNGWLKLGNQPDKPAARLHIVVKSEPDPRFVFQFGGEPECSPVIFQIQGNIRQPVFSCKFSADRNSKSRYLPSDGTVNSNRGWMTTFSGEKERSGRERKGWMIMIYDLSGSPVAVASMITPFVPSPGSDRVSRSNPGAWLILRPHGFSVSSWKPWGRLEAWRERGPIDGLGYRFELVTDNGGPSGGIPIAEATMSIRKGGQFCIDNRIIRDSGLSSRSPVKGFVMGSTVEGEGKVSKPVVQVGVQHVTCMADAALFVALSAAIDLSMDACRLFSHKLRKELCHDDQESFF; from the exons ATGGATCCATGTCCATTTGTTCGTCTAATCGTCGAATCTCTAGCTCTAAAGCTCCCTCTGGCCACCAAACCAGCCGGTTCCGGCGTCCACCCGTCAACCACCCCATGCTTTTGCAAATTACGCATCAAGAACTTCCCTTCCCAAACCGCAATCCTCCCTCTCTGCTCTACTGCTAATGACTCTCCCCCTGACACCTCCACTTCCGCCACAGGATTCCACCTGGACTCGACCTCCATCCGCCGTCTCTCTGGGAGGCCCGTCACACTCCATGTGGAAGTCTACACAGGTAGGATGGGACATACCTGCGGGGTCAGCGGCGGCAAATTACTAGGTCGGGTACAGATCAGTGTAGATTTGAGAAATATCCAGTCCAACTCAAGAGTGTTTCAAAATGGGTGGTTAAAGCTTGGGAACCAACCAGATAAACCTGCAGCACGACTACATATCGTGGTCAAGTCTGAACCGGATCCACGGTTTGTTTTCCAATTTGGTGGCGAACCTGAGTGTAGCCCAGTTATTTTTCAAATACAAGGGAATATACGGCAGCCCGTTTTCAGTTGCAAGTTCAGTGCAGACCGGAATTCAAAATCCcg GTATCTCCCATCAGATGGCACTGTTAACAGCAATCGAGGATGGATGACAACTTTTTCCGGCGAGAAAGAACGTTCAGGAAGAGAGAGAAAGGGGTGGATGATCATGATATATGATCTCTCTGGCTCCCCAGTTGCTGTTGCTTCTATGATCACACCATTTGTCCCATCTCCAGGCTCAGACCGTGTTTCTCGATCAAACCCAGGTGCATGGCTAATTCTCCGGCCTCATGGTTTCTCTGTCAGCAGCTGGAAACCATGGGGTCGCCTTGAGGCGTGGAGAGAAAGAGGTCCAATTGACGGCCTTGGTTATAGGTTTGAGCTCGTAACAGACAACGGCGGCCCAAGCGGAGGCATCCCCATTGCTGAAGCTACAATGAGTATAAGGAAGGGCGGCCAATTTTGCATTGATAACAGGATTATAAGAGATTCAGGATTAAGTTCACGATCACCAGTGAAGGGTTTTGTGATGGGTTCCACCGTTGAAGGCGAAGGAAAAGTTAGCAAGCCTGTGGTACAAGTTGGGGTACAGCACGTGACTTGTATGGCTGATGCTGCTCTATTTGTAGCTCTTTCAGCAGCTATTGATCTGAGCATGGACGCTTGCCGTCTCTTCTCCCACAAGCTTAGAAAGGAACTCTGCCATGACGACCAGGAATCCTTCTTTTAG
- the LOC110604304 gene encoding derlin-1 yields the protein MSSPAEYYHSLPPISKAYGTMCLLFTAAYQLGIFDVFHIALVYKLVFSHFQVWRLFTNFFFLGKFSINFGIRLLMIARYGVQLEKGPFERHTADFLWMMLFGAFCMLVLAAIPIFWAPFLGISLVFMLVYVWSREFPNAQINIYGLVTLKAFYLPWAMLGLDVIFGSPLMPDLMGIIAGHLYYFLTVLHPLATGKTLLKTPRLVHKLVARWRIGAPAPGAPTNNRVEPERNTGVAFRGRSYRLSD from the exons ATGTCTTCACCTGCCGA ATACTATCACTCTCTTCCACCTATAAGCAAGGCTTATGGGACCATGTGCCTACTTTTCACTGCGGCATATCAACTTGGGATATTTGATGTGTTTCATATTGCATTGGTGTATAAACTTGTATTCTCACACTTTCAG GTCTGGAGGCTCTTTACAAACTTCTTTTTTCTTGGAAAATTTTCCATCAATTTTGGAATTCGCCTCTTAATGAT AGCAAGGTATGGTGTTCAACTTGAGAAGGGACCATTTGAGAGGCATACAGCAGACTTTTTGTGGATGATGCTATTTGGAGCCTTTTGCATGCTA GTATTAGCTGCCATTCCTATATTTTGGGCCCCTTTCTTGGGGATAtcacttgttttcatgcttGTCTATGTATGGAGTAGAGAATTCCCAAATGCCCAGATCAACATATATGGTCTTGTGACTCTTAAG GCATTTTATCTTCCATGGGCGATGCTTGGTTTAGATGTCATTTTTGGTTCCCCTCTTATGCCGGATCTAATGGGAATCATTGCAGGGCATCTATATTACTTTTTGACTGTTTTGCATCCACTTGCAACGGGAAAGACCTTATTAAAGACTCCAAGATTGGT ACATAAACTGGTTGCAAGATGGAGAATAGGAGCTCCAGCACCAGGGGCCCCAACAAACAATCGGGTGGAACCTGAAAGAAATACTGGTGTGGCTTTCAGAGGGAGATCGTACCGACTAAGTGATTGA